In Bacillus sp. (in: firmicutes), a single genomic region encodes these proteins:
- a CDS encoding alanine:cation symporter family protein: MLGWAYYGEKCFSYLFGNSAIKFYRFIFVIAVFIGAVSTLDAVWRIADIMNGLMAFPNLVGLLGLSGVVVAETRRFKKKRQEERGRV; the protein is encoded by the coding sequence GTGCTTGGCTGGGCATACTATGGTGAAAAATGTTTCTCCTATCTATTTGGAAATAGCGCAATAAAATTTTATCGCTTTATATTTGTAATAGCCGTTTTTATCGGCGCAGTTTCTACACTTGATGCTGTATGGAGAATCGCGGACATCATGAATGGCCTCATGGCCTTCCCTAACTTAGTTGGATTACTTGGCTTATCAGGCGTAGTAGTTGCTGAAACAAGGAGATTTAAAAAGAAGAGGCAGGAAGAAAGAGGTAGGGTCTGA
- a CDS encoding YtxH domain-containing protein, producing the protein MGEQNKLVKGMLYGAVLGAAISLLDRQTREKAVLQIKDCSRKVWVYSKNPSVLIDNVSNKLSATRQKVEEVTDDLAFIVEKVNDIKQSGNCLLMTNKNVEDGDGRG; encoded by the coding sequence ATGGGAGAGCAAAATAAATTAGTAAAAGGGATGCTATATGGTGCTGTTCTTGGTGCGGCTATATCTTTGTTAGACCGTCAAACGAGAGAAAAAGCAGTTTTGCAAATAAAGGATTGTAGTAGAAAGGTGTGGGTTTATAGTAAAAATCCATCCGTTCTTATTGACAACGTTTCTAATAAGCTATCGGCAACAAGACAAAAAGTAGAAGAAGTAACTGACGACCTAGCTTTTATCGTTGAAAAAGTGAATGACATTAAACAATCAGGTAATTGCTTGCTAATGACTAATAAAAATGTCGAAGATGGAGATGGAAGAGGATAG